The following proteins are co-located in the Eptesicus fuscus isolate TK198812 chromosome 9, DD_ASM_mEF_20220401, whole genome shotgun sequence genome:
- the SPSB1 gene encoding SPRY domain-containing SOCS box protein 1, with product MGQKVTGGIKTVDMRDPTYRPLKQELQGLDYCKPTRLELLLDMPPVSYEVQLLHSWNNNDRSLNVFVKEDDKLIFHRHPVAQSTDAIRGKVGYTRGLHVWQITWAMRQRGTHAVVGVATADAPLHSVGYTTLVGNNHESWGWDLGRNRLYHDGKNQPSKTYPAFLEPDETFIVPDSFLVALDMDDGTLSFIVDGQYMGVAFRGLKGKKLYPVVSAVWGHCEIRMRYLNGLDPEPLPLMDLCRRSVRLALGKERLGEIHALPLPASLKAYLLYQ from the exons ATGGGTCAGAAGGTCACCGGAGGGATCAAGACGGTGGACATGAGGGACCCCACGTACCGGCCCTTGAAGCAGGAGCTCCAGGGCCTGGACTACTGCAAGCCCACCCGCCTGGAGCTGCTGCTGGACATGCCGCCCGTGTCCTACGAGGTCCAGCTGCTCCACTCGTGGAACAACAACGACCGCTCGCTCAACGTCTTCGTCAAGGAGGACGACAAGCTGATCTTCCACCGGCATCCGGTGGCCCAGAGCACGGACGCCATCAGGGGCAAGGTCGGGTACACGCGGGGGCTGCACGTGTGGCAGATCACGTGGGCCATGCGGCAGCGGGGCACGCACGCCGTGGTGGGGGTGGCGACGGCCGACGCCCCCCTGCACTCCGTCGGCTACACGACCCTCGTGGGGAACAACCACGAGTCCTGGGGCTGGGACTTGGGGCGCAACCGGCTCTACCACGACGGCAAGAACCAGCCGAGCAAGACGTACCCGGCCTTTCTGGAGCCGGACGAGACGTTCATTGTCCCCGACTCTTTCCTGGTGGCCCTGGACATGGACGACGGGACCCTGAGCTTCATTGTGGACGGACAGTACATGGGCGTGGCTTTCCGGGGACTCAAAGGCAAAAAACTGTATCCTGTCGTGAGCGCCGTCTGGGGCCACTGCGAGATCCGCATGCGCTACTTGAACGGACTCGACC CCGAGCCCCTGCCGCTCATGGACCTCTGCCGCCGCTCGGTGCgcctggccctggggaaggagcGTCTGGGCGAGATCCACGCGCTGCCGCTGCCCGCCTCCCTCAAGGCCTACCTCCTCTACCAGTGA